The nucleotide sequence GCCCGCGGAGCGGGTCCCTCCTCGCTGCGCGAGGAGCAACGGAATTCGCTTCGCGAATTCTGGAAAAGCGCTTCGCGCTTTTCTATAACCCGCTCCGCGTGTTGAGGAATTCACGCTTCGCATGAATTCGGATTTCCGCTTCGCTCCAATCCTGGCCCGGGTCGCTGCGCTCCCTCCGGGCGGGGCGTCCGCTGCGCTCCCGCCCCTTGCCGGCTTCGCCGGGCAGCAGCAGGGGTGAGGCTGCATCAACTCTGCTAACGGGTAGGATCACGAACCATGGCCCACTGCCTCCCGTTCGAGGCCGGGGCCTGGGAGGGACTGCCAGCTCGGACTCCCGAACTGACTTAGCGTCACCGGACTCTCCGTCAGAGACGACCGGTCGAACTATCCTGGCCAGCGGACCAACACAACCAGTACGCGGGAAACGTAGCACACGCCCTGCGCAGTTGAGACACTTTATAGTCGTACCGACGTGCCGATGCATCAGTTCGCTTGTGAGCTGATGCATCGAGTAGGATCACGAACCAGTTTAATCCACCTGGAGTTTCGGGGGTGAGAGAGGCTCGATGGTCGGCTAGAAGGCTGTCCAGCCTCACAATATAGATCCAAGGGGCGCGGATGAAGTATGTGCCTTGGGATTTTCAGAGTGGTTATCAGCTCTCATTGCGTTCTCCCATGCCTGGCTTTTTATTCCACTGGCTTACTGATAAGTAGGCCAGGTGGGCGCTGAGGGGGAGTATGTCGACGGCACTTCTGGGTATGAGTTGGCTACTGCGTGGGAGTATTCGGCCGGTCGCCGGTCAGGTTCGAGATCCCCTGTCGGTGTGTAATGTTCATGACAATTGTGCGATGAGCTGCATGAATGGACGGACGTACGAGTTGGTGGCGCTGCAGGCGTTCTAGTTCTTCCCGAAGTCCTTCTTCGTGAAGGTGGTGCCCTGGGCCGCGATGTTGAGGAGTTCGGGTGCCATGGAGGACTCCGTGAGGCTGGGCTTCTTGAAGAAGCACCTCACCTCTGACCTGCCCTGATGTGAGGGTGCCCTTTACGGTCACCGGCTCTCGGTTCCACACGTCGAGGTGACTGTCCGCCCGCTGGCTGGTGATACTCGACAACGCCGACGAGGCGGACCTGTTCCGGGCCTGCGCGTAGGGCGCTGCAACCGGCCCATGGCGTTGTAGCTGTACAGCCCCCTTGTGAAGGGCGGTCGGCCCTGGTGCTCGGCTGTGTCCTGCGCTGGTCGAGCTCCAGGGCGTACACCACGGACTGGGTCAGCGTGCTGTTGCTGGTGTCGGGATGCCTGTGACGAGGAGGGGGCGGCGCAGGTACAACGCTGCGTTGGTCATCTCGGCTTCATGGGCGTGGAGATGAACGTCGTCGTCTTGTGCTCCTCGGCCCGCTCGGGGGAGGGGCCGAGGTCGGGCTGGGAGCTGCAGTTGGTGTCCGTGTCTCCTCGGCGACCATTCAAGTCGGTGTGCGACCTCGCGCTGGCTTGGACTTCCTCTCTCTCCGGGCGTGCCGGGTCAGCCGTTCCGGGTCGGCGCAGTACACCGACGGGTTGCGGACGTCCTCGCCGGGAAGGCAGCGCGGGGCGTAACTGCCGGCCCGACCCATCGGAGTGGTTCGAGGTCAGTGTCGCGATGCCGAGCTGTTCCGGGGCGTCGTCGTAGGCCGCCTTGAGGGAGTCCAACTGCTCGATGGCCCTGTCGGTCTCCACGACCATCGTGGTCGCCGGCGCCTTGTCCATCTCCTCGGCCGGCCCGAAGTCGACCGCGGACATCTCGGGTGGGAGCAGGGTGGAGGCGGCCGTGCTCCTCGTAGACCAGGGTCCCGCAGGTCCCGGGGGCGGGCATGGCTGTTGGGCGGGAGCTCGCCGCCGGCCCTCAGGCCAGGTTGTGCTGGAGAGTTGAGAACCGGCGTCACTGTGTGTGCCGCCCGCCTTGTTCCACCAGACCGCGTCGTAGTCGCACGCGTAGCGGTAGACGTACTCGACGGCCATCTGTGTCTTGCCGACCCCGCCCATGCCGTGCACGGCGAGGCGCCCGGTCCGGCACCGTGCAGCCGGTGAGGGGACACGTTCCTGGATGGCTCGCACCTGGTGAAGTGCGTGTTGCGCCGCGGTACGTCGCCCCACAACTCCGTGATGCACGGTGGGAAGTGCTGGCCGTGCGTTCGCCGGGCTTCGCGGCGCCCGGCCGGCAGGCCGAGCCGTCCAGAAGGCGCCATTCAGCCTCGTCAGCGACCAGATTGGTCCGGCAGGGCCGAGGCGAGCATGGTGGCCGTGAAGGGTACGGACATGGTGGTCCTCCGCGGCGGGCTCGAGGCGGGACGGGTCGGTGCCCAGGATGGTGGTGCTCTGCAGCTCGAAGATGTCGGGGCAGGTTTGCTTCACGGTGTTGCCCCGCTCGCGCGGCGAGGGGCAGCAGCCGCTGCCTCCTGAGCAGCCCGTCGCGCTGGACAAGCCTCCACCTGCGCCCCGCGAGGGTCGCCGACCGTGTCCTTGAGCGCGGACCCGGACGGCGCGTCGTCCTCGACGTCGACGCCGAAGTCCGTGGCCAGACCGGCCAGGCCCGCGGCGTACCCCTGCCCGACCGCGCGGAACTTCCACTCGCCCTCCGCGGCGGTACAGCTCGCCGAAGATGACCGCGCTGACCGCGTCGGCGTCGTCGACCGCGAACCGGAGCAGCCCCTCGCCCGTCGCGTCGGACAACGTGACGCTGGGCTCCTCCACCTCTCCGAAGCGGGCGTCGCCGTACCGGCTCGCGGCGACCACCAAGCCAGCGTCGTCGCGCACCTTCCCGTCCACGCCCAGCAGCACGGCACGTCGGGGTCCGCCAGGTGGTGTCCTCGTGTTCGTAGACGTAGCAGTAAGCACCGGAGAGATCGCATCCGCTGTGGACGTCGGGGACGAACTGCTGGTTCGGACACATGAAAAGGGGCGGGGCTCCGCAACCAGGGTGTGGTCACGGCCCCCGCCCCGAGGCGGTGGACGTGCCCCACCAGGACCTCCTGGTGGGGCATCTGCCTCATGACCTCGGCCGCAGCTTCGCCAGCATCTTGATCGCCGTGAAACCGAGGCCCCCGAGCACAGCAGCGGCGCTGGCCGACATCGGCTGGTCGTGGGCGAACAGCCAGACACCGCTGCCGCCCAGGGCCGTGGACCCGACTCCGAGCACGGACTGCGACGCCGTGATCAGGCGGTTCTTGACCCGCTCCAGGGTCTCCTTGCGCCGGTCGCATGCCTCGCACGCGCCGGGCATGCCGGACGGCGGGACTGTTGAAGCAGTCATATGAACTTCTTTCTTGATCTGAGTGTGACGACAGCAGGGCTTTGCATTGCTCACGCGGAGGGCCCGACGACCGGCAGAGCCGGGTGGTAGACGTCGTACCGCTCCATGTGCGGTGCTCTCGTGATGTTACTAGCGGCCCCCTCCCGAGACGCGCGTGCACGAGCAGTTGAACACCTGGGACCCACGGTATCCGAAGCGGGCGGGGACGGTGCGGTCTCCTGAAGGCGAAGTCTCCCACGCACCGTGCCCGTTGGTCCGAGCCGACATTCCCCGCTGTCGCGCCCAGGCCTTTTGACACGTTCTCAGAAGACTGGCGGAAGACCGTCGGAACGCTCCTCTGCGCGCCGACCCCCTCAGCAAGAAATACCCGACAACCCAGCGAGCAAGATCATTTTGTTCAGCTCTGGCGACAGGAAAGCAGGATGTACGGGGAAAGAAATATCTCCGATGGGCGCATGTGGAACAACCGATAACTTGTATCTAGGGCTGTATATGCCTCGGTATTACAGATCGGAGCGTCGCCGCGAGGGGGCCCTGTGGCGAACCACGGCAGGCGCAGAGCAGCTTGCGCGATCACTGACTGTCATGATCATGTCGTTTCACAAATGATAGAGTTGGGCCCAACAGAGACCGTCCTCCCTCGACAGAGGCCGCAAGGGCGGTACGCTCCATACGAGCCCTCTTGGTTTGTTAGTTGTGACGACAGCAGGCACAAGCAGAGCTCACGCGGAGGGCCCCGGTCAGGAGAGTGCTGTGGTAGGCGCCTTCTTCGCCGGGGCCTCTGCTCATCCTCGCCATCGTTCCCAGCCTGTACGTTGGCTCAGTCTCCAGCCACGCCCAGTTAGCCCATCAATGCAGTTCAGAGCTTCTCTGCAGTCAACCATCCCTGCAGGGGCGGGGACTTACGATCATGATCGCTAGGGGCGGGACCATCCCCGCAGGCGCGGGGAGCACGCATCTGGCTGCCCCTCGCTCGGGAGCACGTTCGGACCATCCCCGCCAGCTGTAGCCCTGCGAGGAACGTGGAATGCAGGAAGAACCGCCAAGTTCTGCGGGCACCGCTGCTCAGACCGCCGTTTCCGCATGCGCACCGCGCACACAAACAGCCCACCCCAGTGCCGCATTTACCGCGGCAACAGCCCAGGGGGGCGCCCAGGGGATCCGCTCGCTCCTCCACAGCCTCGCCTGGTGGACAGGCTCCTGACCAAGCCGCACGACTGGCTCAGAGCTTTGCGGCGCACACTGGCCCCACCACCTCCTCGACGCGTGCTTCCTCCTCCGCAATCGAGCTGGGCACGTATAGCGCCGCCGCCGGCTGCAGAGGCCAAGGCCGCTGCCCTGCGTCGGGCCTGCGCCAAGGGCAAAAGCGCCCGGGGACGCCGACAAAGCGGGGATGCGGAGGGTGACGCTGCGGGCAGCTGTCCTCCGGGCCCGGCGAGGCAGAGAAGAAGCGGCTGTATCGACCATGGCCGATCACAAGCACTAGGTTCCTGAGCGGAGGTTCGAGTGAGGTTACGAGAAACGATCGAGAGTGCGCGGATACCGGTGATCGGGGCCACGTGTCCGGGTGGAGCGGGCATCGTTAGGCAGCACACCGTGGCCGCCTGCTTGGCAGCCGCATACGCGCGGGCAGGAGGAAACCGGTGAGCGACCGCAGCGCGATCGAATGGACGGAAGCCACCTGGAACCCCACGACCGGCTGTGACCGCCTCTCCTCCGGCTGCGACAACTGCTACGCCCTGGTCCTCGCCAAGCGTCTGAAGGCGATGGGAGCGACGAAGTACCAAAACGACGGTGATCCGCGCACCTCCGGGCCAGGATTCGGTGTCACGCTCCATCCAGACGCGCTGAACGTCCCCTACGGGTGGAAGAGCCCGCGGACGGTGTTTGTGAACTCGATGTCCGACCTGTTCCACGCGAGAGTGCCACTCGACTACGTGCACCGTGTCTTCGACGTGATCGCCGCTACCCCGCAACACACCTACCAGGTGCTGACCAAGCGGGCACGGCGCCTGCGGCAACTCGCCCCACAACTCGACTGGCCGGACAACCTGTGGATGGGCGTATCGGTGGAGACCGAGAAGGAGCTGGCGCGCGTCAAGGATCTGCGTGAGGTCCCTGCGGCTGTGCGGTTCTTGTCGTGCGAGCCGCTGCTGGGACCGCTGACCGGCCTGGACCTGGACGGCATCCACTGGGTGATCGCAGGTGGCGAGTCAGGGCCCGGATACCGGCCACTGGAGGAGACCTGGGTGACCCAGATCCGAGACGCCTGCCAGGACGCCGGCGTCGCGTTCTTCTTCAAGCAGTGGGGTGGCCGCACGCCCAAGGCCGGCGGTCGTCTCCTGCAGGGGCGGACCTGGGACCAGATGCCCCTGCACGCCGCAGCCTGACCGACCTGCGCGTGGCGCGGTGGCCAAGCCGGCCCAGGCCACGCCATCACATCAGGCCGCAAGGTTGCCGGGGTACAGAGTGATCTCCCGAGTCTTCTTCACGCCCACCCCATTGCTGGGCGTCCTGCCCTGCTCGTGCAGCAGCCGCACCGCCTGGCGCACTGCGGGCTCGGTGACCTGCCCGTAGAAGGAGCCGAAAACCTCCAGCGTGTGGTCGACAAGCTTCACTGGCCGCCGCACCCTGAGCAGCAGCTTCGCCAGATTCTCGGCAATCTCCGGGACTGCCCTGGCCTCGACCTCCTTCGGATCCGGGCGGGTCATTGAGGTCATGGAGAACAGCGCATCGTCCTCCTCGCGCTCCTCCAGGGTCTCCCACCACTGCGTCCGCGCCCGTGCGACGGTGTCCCCGAACACCCACAGGCCGTACGGGCTGCGGGTGGCGAACACCAGTCGGTACACCGCCCGCTTGCGAGGGGAGTGCGATACCGGCACCGACTGCACGACCATCTCGGTGCGCCCGGCCAGACGACGGGCGTATTCGGCCGCCACAGCCTCGATCGCGTCCCCGGCCGCGCCCTCGACATCGCAGGAAGACACCGCGTCGGCGAAGTACTCCCGCCACCACGTCCCGCCGCACACGTCATCGAACCGCCGCAGCGACGTCTCGTTGCCGCGCGGGGAACGGACGTGCCCGCCAAGACGCCACACGGCCATCATGCTGAAGTTCATCAGCAACTCGGTCGCCGGCCGCTGCTGCGCGCGCTTGCGCGCGAGGACATCGACCAGGCGGTCCTGCGGCAGGACGAGCCCGCAAGGGTCAAGGAAGAGGAACAGCGGCTGCCGGGCAGCCCGTTCGACAACCTGGTCGAGAAGGCTGTCGACCTCACCACGATGAGCATGCGCCCGGACGCCTCGAGGAAGGTAGAGCTGGATCACCTCGCGCAGCCGCTCAAACGACTTCGCCTGAGGCTCGGAGAAGAAGCACTCCAGCGTGAGCCCGGGCCCGCTACGCAGATACGAAGCGACCCGCAACGCGATCTCCGCAGATGCCGGGTCACCATTCTCATAGCGCCCCTCGCCCGCGTATCCGTCGAGGTAGACAACGCGCCCCTCCTGGGACTGCCTGCTCGTCATCCCCCCGAACTGCGGCAGATACCGCCTGAGTAACTCGTGCTTGAACACACTGGGCAACGCCTTGTCCGCCCAGTACCCCCCACCCGTTCCAGACGACATCCCGCCCCCAGGACTTTGGTACTCACCAGGTCACACATGGTGAAGCACAAGCGAATACCCGGCAAGACCGGGACACAATGCCGGGCACCACTGCCCACCCCTGCAGGAGCGGGGAGCACTGCTGCCGGCTTACGGTCATGATCACTAAAGCGGGACCACCTCCGCCGGGAGCACCACGGGATCGGGGCGCACCCAGGACCCTCCCGGCGGGCACAGGGAGCACCGTTTCCTTTCAGATGGCGACGCTCCGGATACCGGCTCCAGTGACCGCTACGGCGCAGCCGTCTGGCTGCTGAGCCGGGCCTGACCTCCAGCAGTCGCGAACAAACGCCGCCCGTTTCCTCCGGCCGAGCTAGCCGCTGCAACTCCAGCCCAGAGCACCCAGCCGCACCCTCCACCTACCCCACGAAGGCGACCTCTTCCGCACAGCCGTTTGGGAGGTCCGGCGGGCAGCAGCGAGGAGCGCAGTGACCCGAGCACTATCAGTGCCGGTGACGGTGGCGATGCGGTCGATGCTCAGGCAGAGGTAGTCGTGGAGTAGTGCGGTGTCCTCGGCTGGCGTGGAAGTGTGGCCAGCGCGGCGGGCGACGGCTCGAGTGTGCTCTTCCCAGGCCCAGGCGGAGGGGCACCGTTCGGTCATGATCCAGGTCCAGTTGCTGGCGATGAGGTCGAAGAGTTGGGTGACGCTGAGCCGGGCTTCCTCGCGAGAGAGGCGTGCAGCAGCGTAGGCGTGGTAGGCCGGGTGGTGCAGGTCGTAGAAGGCGTAGAAGGCAGTGGTGAGTACTGCCGCGGCGGGCGGTGTGGGCTTCATGGTCCTTCCCTCTGACGGTGGCAGGCAGGTCAGCTGAAGGTGGTGGGGCTGCTTTCGGCGGCCGCCTGAGCACGGCGCCACAGGGGCCGGGTGATGTTGGGCAGGCTTTGCAGGAGGACGGTGAGCCGCTCGATCACCGGCCAGTCGGGGACGCCGGGGCCGAGCATTGCGCGGCCGAGGTCGTCGGCGCTGATGGTGCGCTGGGCGGCGGCCAGGATGACCTCGGGGTCCGGTGAGCCGAACGCGTAGTACAGGCCCTGCAGATAGGTGCGCAGGTAGTGGACAGGGTCTTCGGCGTTCGAGGGCTGGACGTTGGCGGCTGCTTCCCACAGCGGTTTCATCAGCTGAGGGTCGGAACCGCACACCTCGCAGATGATCCTGACATGTCTCCAGGAGACTTCACGCTGACCGGAAAGCATGCGGGAGACGTAGGACTCGTGGACGCCCATCTGCTCGGCGATTTCCCGCTGGCGACGGCCGGATGCGTTCCACATCCGGGTGAGGGCGCAGGCCAGGCGCTGGCCCGGCCTGCGCAGCATCGGTGTGCCGGCAGCGGTTGCGGAGTTGTGGGCGGGCATGGCGGGCATGGGCCGTCGGCGGGTGGCCAGGGCACGGTCGACGGAGAGGGGATCGTATTTCTTGCGCAGCCGGTCCTCGGTACGCCTCGCGATCGGCTCGAGGTCTGCGAGCGGCTCACCCTGGGCGCGCTGGCGGACGACGACGACCCCGATCGCCTCGTCCACCACGTCCCGGAGGCTGACGAGAAGCTGTAGAAGTTCGGTGTTCGGCGTGCCCACCCGGTAGGCGCTGAGCAGCAGGGCTTCGGAGACCACGGTGCAGTCCTCCGCTATGTCGCGGAGGGCCTCGGTGCAGCGGCTGGCACGGGCGGGATCGGCTGAGGGCGCCGAGCGGGCGGGGCGCGGCGTGCGGTCACCCATCTGGTCGCGGGAACGAGTGGTCAAGGGAAGACTCTTTCGGGGCGCTGGACGGGTATCTGTACCGGCGTATCCGGCCGCCTGCGGCCGGATACGGCTGGGGGCCGGTGAAGCGCGAGCATCCACTCGCATCCCACCGGCAATCAGGTCAGCGTCGGGAAATCCACTGGCGGACCAGCACAGACCCGTGAGCAGTCGTCAGAAAGAGGGCAATGACGGGCAGCGCACGTGGGGGTAGAGCGCCCGGGATCGCGAGCAGAGGGAGGCAGATCGCGGCCATGGGCAGACTCCCGCGGAGCATGACAGCCTTGACATGCCATACCGGGGTTTGAGCCGGGTGCGGCGACGGGATGATACGTTCACGACTCGTTTTCCGCGCAAGTGCGTATGCGCCTGCGGGAAGGCGTGTTCGGCGTCGGCGCAGCGACATCGGGATCTCCCTTGCTTCGGGCTGGCGTTGGAAGCGACAAGACCCCGGCGCACGGGCTACCAACCATCGGTGCCGGGGTCTTTGCCGTCCGGCAAGGTGCCGGGAGCAGGACGCTACTACTTTGCGCAGCGGTCCCGCGCCAGAAAGTAGCGCCATGGGTACAGGTGCCCACCGCCGTCCGGACGGTCACGCCCAGAAAGCCCCGTACACAATCGTCATCAATCGATCAAAAACGATCGAGAAAATCGGACATATAAGGGTGAATCAACGGCCCCGAGTGCGCCCGCGCGGACTTCGACGTCTCTCTGCGCACCTGCCGCGCGCCCCTGCCTCACCGCTTCAAGATCCACAAGCGTGTCAACAAATCCACCAGCCCGCCATGTACGCGGCACCTCCAGCCGGGTCCGAGGGCACCACCGGCCGGGCCCGCTCCGACGGCACCGCCGGCTGCGAGCCCCGGCTCTGCGCTGAGCTGACACGGGCTTGGAGGCTGACGCGGTGCGACTGGGGCTGTAGCTAGCCTCAGGCGGAACCAGCGGCGGTGGCGCCGGGCATGCAGCGCGCGCCCGGAACCGGGGCTGGTTCCGTTCCTCCTCCGCTTCATGGCCAGCGCGCTCCCTAGCCGCGCGTGTGGCACTCTCGTCAGCCAACCGACCGCCGCGAACCTCCCAGGTAGCGTCCTGGGTCACACTGGACGTCGTCCGGGGCCCATCAAAACCGCAGCTCATCGCCGTGATCCCGGGTGCTTCGACGCGCCAACTACTCCCCTGGGGAGCCCCATGGTGCTGGCCCGGTCCCGCTGAACCCTCGGCAGCCTCTTCCCCGGTACGGCGTCCGGTCACGACACGGCGGCCTAGAGGATGCCGACCGCGGCGGTGAGGGCGACACCGACCGGCGCCGCGAGCGCCGGCCGGCGGTGAACGACGTAGCCGAGGCCGACGACCACAGCCACGCCGACAACGGCCAGGAGCAGTACGACGCACAGCACGAGCAGGGTAATGACGTGCATCCCCTGCAGCATTTGAGCGGTCTGAGGAAAGGGCCGCCCGCAGCCCGCATGGCCGGCCGACCGAGCG is from Streptomyces collinus Tu 365 and encodes:
- a CDS encoding DUF5131 family protein, encoding MSDRSAIEWTEATWNPTTGCDRLSSGCDNCYALVLAKRLKAMGATKYQNDGDPRTSGPGFGVTLHPDALNVPYGWKSPRTVFVNSMSDLFHARVPLDYVHRVFDVIAATPQHTYQVLTKRARRLRQLAPQLDWPDNLWMGVSVETEKELARVKDLREVPAAVRFLSCEPLLGPLTGLDLDGIHWVIAGGESGPGYRPLEETWVTQIRDACQDAGVAFFFKQWGGRTPKAGGRLLQGRTWDQMPLHAAA
- the tcmP gene encoding three-Cys-motif partner protein TcmP, translated to MFKHELLRRYLPQFGGMTSRQSQEGRVVYLDGYAGEGRYENGDPASAEIALRVASYLRSGPGLTLECFFSEPQAKSFERLREVIQLYLPRGVRAHAHRGEVDSLLDQVVERAARQPLFLFLDPCGLVLPQDRLVDVLARKRAQQRPATELLMNFSMMAVWRLGGHVRSPRGNETSLRRFDDVCGGTWWREYFADAVSSCDVEGAAGDAIEAVAAEYARRLAGRTEMVVQSVPVSHSPRKRAVYRLVFATRSPYGLWVFGDTVARARTQWWETLEEREEDDALFSMTSMTRPDPKEVEARAVPEIAENLAKLLLRVRRPVKLVDHTLEVFGSFYGQVTEPAVRQAVRLLHEQGRTPSNGVGVKKTREITLYPGNLAA
- a CDS encoding helix-turn-helix domain-containing protein; protein product: MVSEALLLSAYRVGTPNTELLQLLVSLRDVVDEAIGVVVVRQRAQGEPLADLEPIARRTEDRLRKKYDPLSVDRALATRRRPMPAMPAHNSATAAGTPMLRRPGQRLACALTRMWNASGRRQREIAEQMGVHESYVSRMLSGQREVSWRHVRIICEVCGSDPQLMKPLWEAAANVQPSNAEDPVHYLRTYLQGLYYAFGSPDPEVILAAAQRTISADDLGRAMLGPGVPDWPVIERLTVLLQSLPNITRPLWRRAQAAAESSPTTFS